One segment of Erigeron canadensis isolate Cc75 chromosome 2, C_canadensis_v1, whole genome shotgun sequence DNA contains the following:
- the LOC122589577 gene encoding putative multidrug resistance protein, with protein MYIYIALFVASGAFIEGFCWGHTAERQSSRIRTKYLRSVLRQEIGYFDKSLEASRVVTNISTDISINIQGVLAEKIPDFIANLCMSVTAELTGVYLCWRLAIVALPAIILLIIPGAVYGNLLAKNEDKLHEAYAVAGGIAEQAFSSIKTVHSYVGEEKMVRRFSDALGSTLTLGIRQGLLKGMVFGSFGVIFSIFALMSWYGSILVINKGVKGGDILSAGLCIVYGGFGLGASLMNIKHFAEAKISAAFVNEIINRVPIIDSTDEQGTTLSMVKGELEFKDVDFAYPSRPESLVLKNVNLKIETGQTVGLVGQSGSGKSTIVNLLERFYDPIKGEILLDGVNIKSLQVKWLRSQMGLVSQEPILFATTIRENILFGKEDATIDEVVEAAKKSNAHNFITQLPNGYNTLVGELGTQMSGGQKQRISIARALLREPKILLLDEATSSLDSHSEKAVQEALTRASVGRTTIVIAHLLSIVRHADLIIVIKSGEVIESGSHKELIQKVSGPYSIMVQVQKTRVKNGQSSPSSEDIKAKIMETPVAEDETLEGQKLAKSHFEEVTYRHSEEESCKPSWWNLMRMTAPEWKSTLMGAIGALLSGSVQPLVACFQAVMLSIFFLTDHGEIRSQTRSLCFAFLTISISAIISSVTQHYYFGIMGENLTKKIRSAIFEKIMTFEIEWFDQEDNNTGALCSRLSTETLMVRNLVADRLAFFAQSISASILATIWGMILSWRLASLALTLQLFIIGSFYLKVVMTRNMSKKVLIARNKSCGIASESVSNQRIITAYDSQGQVMKLFEDSQSGPNKESKKQPLYAGIALFTRQFLTNGNIAILYWYGGKLLYHGDITYQRLFQTYFIVVTAGILIAEAGSMTGDISVGANALKSIFTVLNRDGKMKTDPLQHNVLTPKMINGQIELKEVQFTYLTRPTKMVLKGLSLKIEAGEVAALVGVSGSGKSTIIGMIQRFYDPTMGSVEVDGVDIKCYNIKALRSSIAWVGQEPSLFSGTVKENIAYGKENATEAEIIQAASLANIHEFISSLKDGYDTVCGKRGTQLSGGQKQRIAIARAILKNPSILLLDEATSALDVRSETIVQDALEKTMVGRTCVIIAHRLSTIQRSKKIVVIDNGSVLEEGSHDGLLAKGEKSAYFSLFNLHQQSFTE; from the exons ATGTATATCTATATAGCTCTTTTTGTGGCTTCAGGTGCATTTATAG AAGGATTTTGTTGGGGACACACTGCAGAAAGACAATCATCACGGATACGCACTAAATATTTAAGATCCGTTCTACGACAAGAAATCGGGTACTTTGACAAAAGTCTAGAAGCGTCACGTGTAGTCACAAATATATCAACTgatatatcaataaacataCAAGGAGTCCTTGCTGAAAAG ATTCCCGACTTCATTGCAAATCTATGCATGTCCGTGACAGCTGAATTAACGGGTGTGTACCTCTGTTGGAGATTAGCGATTGTGGCATTGCCTGCTATTATTTTGCTTATTATTCCAGGGGCAGTTTATGGAAACCTCTTGGCAAAAAATGAAGATAAGCTACATGAAGCTTATGCAGTTGCTGGAGGGATAGCAGAGCAGGCATTTTCTTCAATTAAAACAGTTCACTCATATGTTGGAGAGGAAAAGATGGTGAGGCGTTTTTCAGACGCTTTAGGATCAACTCTAACTCTCGGGATTAGACAAGGTTTACTGAAAGGAATGGTTTTCGGAAGCTTTGGTGtcatattttctatttttgcacTAATGAGTTGGTATGGGAGCATCTTAGTCATTAATAAAGGAGTCAAAGGTGGAGATATTCTCAGTGCTGGTTTGTGCATTGTCTATGGAGGATT CGGTCTTGGAGCTTCTTTAATGAATATCAAGCATTTTGCGGAAGCCAAGATTTCAGCAGCCTTTGTTAACGAGATTATTAACAGGGTGCCGATCATAGATTCAACAGACGAACAAGGCACAACATTATCCATGGTTAAAGGTGAGCTGGAGTTCAAAGACGTTGACTTTGCTTACCCATCAAGACCAGAAAGCCTGGTTCTAAAAAATGTCAACCTCAAGATAGAGACTGGTCAGACCGTAGGATTAGTTGGCCAAAGTGGCTCCGGTAAGTCAACAATAGTCAATCTGCTGGAAAGATTCTATGATCCAATTAAAGGGGAGATATTACTGGATGGAGTTAACATAAAGTCACTCCAGGTAAAGTGGTTAAGAAGTCAGATGGGTTTAGTAAGCCAAGAGCCTATACTATTTGCAACAACTATCAGAGAGAACATCCTATTCGGTAAAGAAGATGCTACAATTGATGAAGTTGTAGAAGCAGCTAAAAAGTCCAATGCCCACAACTTTATCACACAACTACCAAACGGGTATAACACATTG GTGGGAGAATTAGGAACACAAATGTCAGGAGGGCAGAAGCAACGAATTTCCATCGCAAGGGCATTGCTTAGAGAGCCAAAAATTCTTCTCCTGGATGAAGCCACTAGTTCCTTAGACTCGCATTCTGAGAAAGCAGTCCAGGAAGCTTTGACGCGGGCCTCAGTAGGAAGAACAACAATAGTCATTGCACATTTGTTATCGATAGTCCGTCATgcagatttgattattgttataaaatcagGAGAAGTGATAGAGTCTGGTTCACATAAAGAACTTATTCAAAAAGTTAGTGGTCCATACTCGATCATGGTGCAGGTACAGAAGACAAGGGTTAAAAATGGTCAAAGTTCACCATCATCTGAAGATATCAAAGCTAAAATCATGGAAACTCCAGTAGCAGAAGATGAAACCCTAGAGGGGCAGAAACTCGCCAAATCCCATTTCGAAGAAGTGACTTACCGACACTCGGAGGAAGAATCCTGCAAGCCATCATGGTGGAACCTAATGCGGATGACTGCACCTGAATGGAAGTCGACTCTAATGGGAGCTATTGGTGCTCTTCTTAGTGGTTCAGTGCAACCATTGGTTGCATGCTTTCAAGCAGTAATGCTGTCCATATTTTTTCTCACCGATCATGGCGAAATCAGATCTCAAACAAGATCATTATGCTTCGCCTTCTTGACCATTTCTATCTCTGCCATAATTTCCAGTGTGACTCAGCATTACTATTTTGGAATAATGGGAGAAAACTTGACAAAGAAGATCAGATCAGCAATCTTTGAAAAGATTATGACCTTTGAGATCGAATGGTTTGATCAAGAAGACAACAACACCGGGGCCCTATGTTCAAGACTATCTACTGAGACACTAATGGTTAGGAATCTTGTAGCTGATAGATTGGCGTTTTTTGCCCAGTCTATTTCAGCCTCTATTTTAGCGACCATTTGGGGGATGATATTGTCTTGGAGACTAGCTAGTTTAGCTTTGACTTTGCAACTATTCATCATCGGTAGTTTCTACTTGAAAGTAGTAATGACAAGAAACATGTCCAAGAAAGTTTTGATTGCACGAAACAAGAGCTGTGGAATAGCAAGTGAGTCTGTTAGTAATCAAAGAATCATCACCGCATATGACTCTCAAGGCCAGGTTATGAAATTATTTGAAGATTCACAAAGCGGTCCAAACAAAGAGAGCAAGAAGCAACCATTATATGCAGGAATAGCTTTATTTACTCGACAATTCCTAACGAATGGTAACATAGCCATACTTTACTGGTATGGAGGGAAGCTTTTGTACCATGGTGACATCACATACCAAAGGCTATTTCAGACTTACTTTATTGTGGTAACAGCAGGGATATTAATAGCTGAGGCAGGAAGCATGACAGGAGATATATCTGTAGGAGCAAATGCCTTAAAGTCGATCTTTACAGTTTTAAATAGAGATGGTAAGATGAAAACCGACCCATTACAGCATAATGTTCTCACTCCGAAAATGATAAACGGGCAGATAGAACTAAAAGAGGTGCAGTTTACTTACCTGACAAGACCAACAAAGATGGTTCTTAAAGGTTTGAGTTTGAAGATCGAAGCTGGAGAAGTTGCAGCTCTTGTTGGAGTAAGTGGATCCGGAAAATCAACAATTATTGGAATGATTCAGAGATTTTATGATCCGACAATGGGATCTGTGGAAGTGGACGGTGTTGATATCAAATGCTACAACATTAAAGCGTTACGGTCCTCTATTGCATGGGTTGGCCAGGAGCCTAGTCTATTTTCAGGAACTGTAAAAGAAAATATTGCCTACGGGAAAGAGAATGCAACAGAAGCTGAGATAATTCAAGCAGCAAGCCTTGCCAATATCCATGAATTTATAAG TTCCTTGAAAGATGGATATGACACAGTTTGTGGAAAAAGAGGTACACAATTATCAGGGGGGCAGAAGCAAAGAATTGCTATTGCAAGAGCAATCCTGAAAAATCCATCCATTTTACTACTGGATGAGGCAACGAGTGCACTAGATGTCAGATCAGAGACTATTGTCCAAGATGCTTTGGAGAAGACCATGGTTGGTAGGACATGTGTGATTATAGCTCATCGGTTGTCTACTATACAAAGATCAAAGAAAATAGTTGTGATTGACAACGGCAGTGTTCTTGAGGAGGGTTCTCATGATGGTTTGCTAGCCAAAGGAGAAAAAAGTGCTTACTTTTCACTTTTCAATCTCCATCAACAATCATTCACCGAGTAA
- the LOC122586487 gene encoding vignain-like, translated as MAISKFLLVSISLALVIGVAWSFDFHEKELETEDSFWEMYERWRSHHKVATNNDEKQRRFNVFKANALHVHETNKMDKPYKLQLNKFADMTNHEFRSIYAGSKIHHHRMLQGDRIGNKTFMYADVDRVPTSVDWRKKGAVTPVKDQGQCGSCWAFSTVVAVEGINQIKTKELVSLSEQELVDCDTAENAGCNGGLMDLAFDFIKKRGGLTKEDYYPYTAADGRCDAKKENAPVVSIDGHEDVPKNNEEALKKAVAHQPVSVAIDAGGSDFQFYKEGVYKGKCGTELDHGVAAVGYGTTLDGTKYWIVKNSWGAEWGEKGYIRMEREISDKRGICGIAMEASYPIKNNAENPKSSPMSSLRDEL; from the exons ATGGCGATAAGTAAGTTTCTATTGGTTTCTATTTCTTTAGCGTTGGTTATAGGTGTTGCATGGAGTTTTGATTTCCATGAAAAGGAGCTTGAAACGGAGGATAGTTTTTGGGAAATGTACGAGAGATGGAGAAGCCATCATAAAGTGGCTACAAACAACGACGAGAAGCAGAGACGATTCAACGTTTTTAAAGCCAATGCTTTACATGTTCATGAAACTAACAAGATGGATAAGCCGTATAAGTTGCAACTTAATAAGTTTGCTGACATGACTAACCATGAGTTCAGAAGCATTTACGCAGGTTCCAAAATCCATCATCATAGGATGCTGCAGGGTGATCGAATTGGTAATAAGACGTTTATGTATGCTGATGTCGATAGGGTCCCTACTTCGGTTGATTGGAGAAAGAAAGGGGCTGTCACTCCTGTCAAGGATCAAGGGCAGTGTG GAAGTTGTTGGGCATTTTCAACAGTGGTTGCTGTTGAAGggataaatcaaatcaaaaccAAGGAGCTAGTATCGCTATCAGAGCAAGAACTTGTCGATTGTGACACGGCAGAAAACGCAGGGTGTAATGGAGGTCTAATGGACTTGGCCTTTGACTTCATCAAAAAGAGGGGAGGTCTAACTAAAGAGGATTACTATCCCTACACAGCTGCAGACGGTCGATGTGATGCTAAAAAG GAGAATGCCCCTGTGGTATCAATCGATGGACATGAGGACGTACCTAAAAATAACGAGGAAGCACTAAAGAAAGCAGTAGCCCACCAGCCTGTTTCTGTTGCCATTGATGCCGGAGGTTCTGATTTCCAGTTCTATAAAGAG GGAGTTTATAAGGGAAAGTGCGGAACAGAACTGGATCATGGAGTGGCAGCCGTTGGATACGGTACAACTCTAGATGGAACTAAATACTGGATTGTAAAGAACTCATGGGGAGCTGAATGGGGAGAAAAAGGATACATCAGGATGGAGCGAGAAATATCTGATAAAAGAGGAATATGTGGCATAGCAATGGAGGCATCTTATCCCATCAAGAACAACGCTGAGAACCCCAAATCATCTCCTATGTCATCTCTCAGAGACGAACTCTAG
- the LOC122589447 gene encoding alpha/beta hydrolase domain-containing protein 17C-like produces MGGVTSSMAAKLAFFPPSPPYYKVITEKSSGLMLLDRFPHRENVDVLKINTRRGNKIVAVYVRYPMATRTILYSHGNAADIGQMYDLFIDLSIHLKVNLMGYDYSGYGRSTGKPSEHNTYADIEAAYKYLEENYNTKQEDIILYGQSVGSGPTVNLAARLPRLRAVVLHSPILSGLRVMYPVKHTYWFDIYKNIDKIQFVKCPVLVIHGTSDEVVDCSHGKQLWELCEEKYEPLWIKGGKHCNLELFPEYIKHLKKFISNIEKPPSSRRSNNSRKSVDQSSMTSHHFHHHHSSRRKSTDCFEAPRKSTARKENLDFISELHEFKFDQIDDKIGEKFEKMRIPYEHMERSRRSVEYIEKPRTSTDTKPEWPRMSVDCIDRIHN; encoded by the exons ATGGGAGGTGTGACGTCATCAATGGCGGCCAAGCTAGCATTTTTTCCACCAAGCCCACCATATTACAAAGTAATAACAGAGAAATCAAGTGGGTTGATGCTGTTAGACAGATTCCCACACAGGGAAAACGTCGACGTTTTGAAGATTAATACAAGGCGTGGGAATAAAATAGTTGCAGTGTATGTTAGGTATCCAATGGCTACAAGAACTATACTTTATTCACATGGAAATGCAGCTGATATTGGTCAGATGTATGACCTTTTTATTGATTTGAGTATTCATCTCAAAGTTAATCTCATGGG GTATGATTACTCTGGATATGGGCGGTCGACAGGAAAG CCAAGTGAGCACAACACCTATGCAGATATTGAGGCTGCATACAAGTATTTGGAAGAGAATTACAATACAAAGCAAGAAGATATCATTCTTTATGGTCAATCTGTGGGCAGTGGTCCCACTGTGAATCTTGCTGCCCGCTTACCTCGATTAAGAGCTGTTGTTTTGCATAGTCCTATATTATCGGGCCTGCGAGTCATGTACCCTGTTAAGCACACATATTGGTTTGACATATATAAG AATATTGATAAAATTCAATTCGTAAAATGCCCTGTCCTTGTCATCCAT GGAACTTCTGATGAGGTAGTAGATTGTTCTCATGGGAAACAACTCTGGGAACTATGTGAAGAAAAATATGAACCACTATGGATCAAAGGCGGAAAACACTGTAACCTTGAACTATTTCCAGAATACATCAAACACCTGAAAAAATTCATCTCCAACATTGAAAAGCCACCTTCGTCACGCAGAAGCAACAATTCAAGGAAAAGCGTGGACCAATCCAGCATGACATCCCATCatttccaccaccaccattccAGCAGGAGGAAGAGCACAGATTGCTTTGAAGCTCCAAGGAAAAGCACGGCTAGGAAAGAGAACTTGGACTTTATTAGTGAGCTACATGAGTTCAAGTTTGATCAGATTGATGACAAAATCGGAgagaaatttgaaaaaatgaGAATACCATATGAGCATATGGAGAGGTCTAGGAGGAGTGTGGAGTACATTGAAAAACCCCGAACTAGTACTGACACAAAACCTGAATGGCCCCGTATGAGTGTGGATTGTATTGATAGAATTCATAACTAG